Proteins found in one Neodiprion lecontei isolate iyNeoLeco1 chromosome 6, iyNeoLeco1.1, whole genome shotgun sequence genomic segment:
- the LOC107220200 gene encoding probable phospholipid-transporting ATPase IA isoform X4, with protein MQVSLPCLYLAPVRRTQMPSGVDSRSQRATENIHSPRPFTPPDLSSIPNMDGTPHQPLSTNNALDSNDNNGLPGPYIVGSPIDLGQIDNVDNIGSHLQDFAPPWCGKRTNDDHIELRETGTSGSGDADTVNVGNHPLPPDDQEERVVFINLPSQQPAKYKTNHITTAKYSVFSFIPSFLFEQFRRYSNCFFLFIALMQQIPDVSPTGRYTTLVPLIFILSVSALKEIVEDIKRHRADDEINKREVEVLRNGKWEWVQWQAVAVGDVVKVHNNKFFPADLIMLSSSEPQGMSFIETANLDGETNLKIRQAVPETAKLLDTKELTKFIASIQCEPPNRHLYEFFGVLREVNKQSIPLGPDQLLLRGAMLRNTRWVFGVVIYTGHDTKLMCNSTSAAPLKRSTLDRLTNTQILMLFFILLMLCLISAIFNVIWTHAHEQDLWYLGLHEAMTKNFGYNLLTFIILFNNLIPISLQVTLEVVRYVQATFINMDVEMYHAETNTPAMARTSNLNEELGMVRYVFTDKTGTLTRNVMEFKRCSVGGKLYDLPTLTGNNDGLKRINADMSCSLVKDIMDGRIKADNPSNDDLAKQTSAKILHEFMVMLSVCHTVIPEKLDEQIVYHAASPDERALVDGARQFGYVFNTRTPSSVEITALGECQRYEILNVIEFTSARKRMSVIVRTPDGQIKLFCKGADSIIYERLASKTTNNHEDGVDFSEITLNHLEAFATEGLRTLCFAVADIPESLYQRWRETYHKAATSMEDRENKLEYAANLIENNLSLLGATAIEDKLQDQVPETIESLIQADINVWVLTGDKQETAINIGYSCKLITHPMPLIIVNENSLDKTRAVIRQHCTDFGQELRCTNDVALVIDGNSLKYALLCDLRQDFLDLCTSCKVVICCRVSPMQKAEVVDLVTTCTKAVTLAIGDGANDVAMIQKAHVGVGISGVEGLQAACASDYSIAQFKFLKRLLFVHGAWNYSRMCKLILYSFYKNICLYVIELWFAIYSGWSGQILFERWSIGLYNVVFTAAPPLAMGLFDKVCAAETHLAHPRLYHPPNSMDSMFNIKVFWMWIINALVHSVLLYWLPLLALEQDVIWSNGRDGGYIVLGNCVYTYVVVTVCAKAGLVTNSWTWVTHLATWGSILLWFLFILTYSNFWPTFNVGAVMAGNDRMLFTSPVFWLGLILIPTAVLLLDVTAKAVENTIWKSITVAAREQEIKKSDPSDVLNKQDHRSSNWKKWSPRRCFIRRWFLTSLWPPPRRSFLRIRTRMFPLSLVTQGLLKPRSSTLRV; from the exons GCGCCTGTTCGGCGTACCCAAATGCCATCTGGGGTGGATTCGAGGTCTCAGCGTGCCACAGAGAATATTCATTCTCCCCGACCCTTCACTCCACCGGATCTGTCCTCCATCCCCAACATGGACGGAACCCCTCACCAACCATTGAGCACTAACAACGCATTGGATTCGAATGATAACAATGGATTACCCGGACCTTACATCGTCGGCAGTCCCATCGATCTGGGACAAATAGATAATGTTGACAACATTGGCTCCCACCTCCAAGATTTCGCTCCACCTTGGTGCGGCAAACGAACGAATGACGATCACATAGAACTTAGGGAAACCGGAACTTCAGGGTCAGGGGACGCAG atacGGTAAATGTGGGGAACCACCCTTTACCGCCAGATGACCAAGAGGAAAGAGTTGTTTTCATAAACCTGCCTTCTCAGCAACCAGCAAAATACAAAACCAATCACATTACCACCGCAAAGTATTCTGTATTTTCATTCATCCCTTCGTTTTTGTTTGAACAATTTCGAAGGTATAGTAACtgcttttttctcttcatcgcGCTAATGCAG caAATACCTGATGTCTCACCCACGGGACGCTACACCACACTAGTGCCACTAATATTCATCCTCAGCGTATCTGCGCTCAAAGAAATCGTTGAAGATATT aaaaggCACAGAGCTGATgatgaaataaacaaacgtgAAGTGGAAGTTCTTAGAAATGGTAAATGGGAATGGGTTCAATGGCAGGCTGTGGCTGTTGGCGACGTAGTTAAG GttcataataataaattttttcctgcCGATTTGATTATGCTGTCTTCGTCCGAGCCACAGGGTATGTCATTTATTGAAACTGCAAATTTGGATGGTGAAACAAACTTAAAAATTAGACAAGCTGTGCCCGAAACCGCCAAGTTGTTGGATACAAAAGAGTTGACAAAATTTATAGCAAGCATACAATGCGAGCCACCTAATAGACatttatatgaattttttggaGTTCTACGAGAAGTCAACAAACA AAGCATACCGTTGGGTCCTGATCAGTTACTTCTACGTGGTGCAATGTTACGGAACACTCGTTGGGTGTTCGGGGTTGTAATATACACAGGCCATGATACAAAACTGATGTGCAATAGCACCAGTGCTGCACCCCTGAAACGATCAACTCTTGACCGCCTAACAAATACCCAGATTCTGATGCTGTTTTTCATACTTCTGATGCTGTGTTTGATATCGGCTATATTTAATGTTATTTGGACACATGCTCATGAGCAGGATTTATGGTATTTAGGTTTGCATG AAGCAATGACCAAGAACTTTGGTTATAACTTATTAactttcattatattattcaataatttaatacCGATATCGTTGCAAGTTACGTTGGAGGTAGTACGATACGTTCAAGCAACTTTCATCAATATGGACGTGGAAATGTATCATGCAGAAACAAACACTCCTGCAATGGCACGTACCAGTAACCTCAATGAAGAACTTGGAATGGTCCGTTACGTTTTCACAGATAAAACCGGGACCTTAACTCGGAATGTGATGGAATTTAAACGGTGTTCAGTCGGTGGAAAGCTGTATGA CCTGCCAACATTGACAGGAAACAATGATGGTCTGAAAAGAATAAATGCAGATATGAGCTGTTCGTTAGTTAAAGATATAATGGATGGTAGAATCAAAGCAGATAATCCGTCAAATGATGATTTGGCTAAACAAACTTCTGCTAAAATTTTACACGAATTTATGGTCATGTTATCTGTTTGTCACACAGTTATACCTGAGAAACTTGATGAACAAATTGTTTATCATGCTGCATCACCTG ATGAAAGAGCTCTTGTGGACGGAGCAAGGCAATTTGGTTACGTATTTAATACACGAACACCTAGTTCGGTAGAGATAACTGCATTAGGTGAATGCCAACGTTACGAGATTTTGAACGTCATTGAATTCACTTCTGCCCGCAAAAGAATGTCTGTTATTGTACGAACACCAGATGGACAGATAAAGTTATTCTGTAAAGGAGCTGATTCAATCATTTACGAGAGGCTCGCTAGTAAAACAACCAACAACCATGAAGATGGCGTAGATTTTAGCGAAATTACACTAAACCACTTGGAAGCTTTTGCGACTGAAGGATTGAGGACACTTTGCTTCGCTGTCGCTGATATACCTGAATCACTTTATCAA AGGTGGCGAGAGACTTACCACAAAGCGGCGACCAGTATGGAAgatcgtgaaaataaattagagTATGCCGCCAACCtcatagaaaataatttatcactgTTAGGAGCCACTGCAATTGAGGATAAACTCCAGGATCAG GTACCAGAGACTATAGAATCTTTAATACAAGCTGATATCAACGTATGGGTTTTAACTGGCGATAAACAAGAAACAGCAATAAACATTGGATATTCGTGCAAACTCATTACGCATCCAATGCCTCTAATTATAGTCAACGAAAATTCTCTGGAT AAAACGAGAGCAGTAATCAGACAACACTGTACCGACTTTGGACAAGAATTAAGATGCACAAATGACGTAGCTCTAGTAATTGATGGAAACAGTTTGAAGTATGCTTTGCTGTGTGATTTGCGGCAGGATTTCCTCGATTTATGTACATCCTGCAAAGTTGTTATTTGCTGCAGAGTATCTCCTATGCAGAAAGCagag gttgTAGATTTGGTCACTACTTGTACAAAGGCAGTCACTCTTGCAATTGGCGATGGTGCAAATGATGTAGCCATGATTCAGAAAGCTCACGTTGGAGTTG GAATATCAGGAGTGGAAGGACTTCAGGCAGCTTGTGCTTCGGATTACTCGATAGCGcagtttaaatttttaaaacgattGCTGTTTGTACATGGTGCCTGGAATTACAGTAGAATgtgcaaattaattttatattcattttacaAGAATATTTGCCTGTATGTTATCGAACTTTGGTTTGCCATATACTCAGGTTGGTCTGGTCAAATCTTGTTCGAAAGATGGTCCATCGGTCTTTACAATGTG GTATTTACAGCAGCACCACCCTTGGCAATGGGACTCTTTGATAAGGTCTGTGCGGCTGAAACTCATTTAGCACATCCAAGATTATACCATCCACCCAACTCTATGGACTCTATGTTTAATATAAAA GTATTTTGGATGTGGATAATAAATGCATTGGTCCACTCTGTTCTGTTATACTGGTTACCATTATTAGCCCTTGAGCAAGACGTAATATGGAGCAATGGTCGAGACGGAGGTTATATAGTGTTGGGGAATTGCGTGTACACT TATGTTGTAGTGACGGTGTGTGCAAAAGCTGGATTAGTCACAAACTCATGGACATGGGTGACACATTTAGCGACATGGGGATCTATTCTACTCTGGTTCTTATTTATTCTTACGTACAG CAATTTTTGGCCAACCTTCAATGTCGGTGCAGTAATGGCTGGTAATGACAGGATGCTCTTCACTTCTCCTGTCTTTTGGCTTGGTCTCATTCTTATTCCAACAGCAGTCTTACTGCTTGATGTTACTGCTAAAGC AGTCGAAAATACAATCTGGAAATCAATAACGGTAGCGGCACGGGAACAGGAGATCAAAAAATCTGATCCAAGTGACGTACTTAATAAACAGGACCACAGAAGCTC GAACTGGAAAAAATGGTCACCCAGGCGATGTTTCATCCGTCGTTGGTTTTTGACATCGCTATGGCCACCGCCGCGTCGAAGTTTCTTGAGAATACGAACGCGAATGTTTCCATTATCACTAGTAACTCAAGGCCTGTTAAAACCACGCAGTTCTACACTACGTGTATAA
- the LOC107220200 gene encoding probable phospholipid-transporting ATPase IA isoform X8, with the protein MQVSLPCLYLAPVRRTQMPSGVDSRSQRATENIHSPRPFTPPDLSSIPNMDGTPHQPLSTNNALDSNDNNGLPGPYIVGSPIDLGQIDNVDNIGSHLQDFAPPWCGKRTNDDHIELRETGTSGSGDADTVNVGNHPLPPDDQEERVVFINLPSQQPAKYKTNHITTAKYSVFSFIPSFLFEQFRRYSNCFFLFIALMQQIPDVSPTGRYTTLVPLIFILSVSALKEIVEDIKRHRADDEINKREVEVLRNGKWEWVQWQAVAVGDVVKVHNNKFFPADLIMLSSSEPQGMSFIETANLDGETNLKIRQAVPETAKLLDTKELTKFIASIQCEPPNRHLYEFFGVLREVNKQSIPLGPDQLLLRGAMLRNTRWVFGVVIYTGHDTKLMCNSTSAAPLKRSTLDRLTNTQILMLFFILLMLCLISAIFNVIWTHAHEQDLWYLGLHEAMTKNFGYNLLTFIILFNNLIPISLQVTLEVVRYVQATFINMDVEMYHAETNTPAMARTSNLNEELGMVRYVFTDKTGTLTRNVMEFKRCSVGGKLYDLPTLTGNNDGLKRINADMSCSLVKDIMDGRIKADNPSNDDLAKQTSAKILHEFMVMLSVCHTVIPEKLDEQIVYHAASPDERALVDGARQFGYVFNTRTPSSVEITALGECQRYEILNVIEFTSARKRMSVIVRTPDGQIKLFCKGADSIIYERLASKTTNNHEDGVDFSEITLNHLEAFATEGLRTLCFAVADIPESLYQRWRETYHKAATSMEDRENKLEYAANLIENNLSLLGATAIEDKLQDQVPETIESLIQADINVWVLTGDKQETAINIGYSCKLITHPMPLIIVNENSLDKTRAVIRQHCTDFGQELRCTNDVALVIDGNSLKYALLCDLRQDFLDLCTSCKVVICCRVSPMQKAEVVDLVTTCTKAVTLAIGDGANDVAMIQKAHVGVGISGVEGLQAACASDYSIAQFKFLKRLLFVHGAWNYSRMCKLILYSFYKNICLYVIELWFAIYSGWSGQILFERWSIGLYNVVFTAAPPLAMGLFDKVCAAETHLAHPRLYHPPNSMDSMFNIKVFWMWIINALVHSVLLYWLPLLALEQDVIWSNGRDGGYIVLGNCVYTYVVVTVCAKAGLVTNSWTWVTHLATWGSILLWFLFILTYSNFWPTFNVGAVMAGNDRMLFTSPVFWLGLILIPTAVLLLDVTAKAVENTIWKSITVAAREQEIKKSDPSDVLNKQDHRSSIPKREKKKNGRLQINGDCKASEKRKKRLLQTIQHCVQGK; encoded by the exons GCGCCTGTTCGGCGTACCCAAATGCCATCTGGGGTGGATTCGAGGTCTCAGCGTGCCACAGAGAATATTCATTCTCCCCGACCCTTCACTCCACCGGATCTGTCCTCCATCCCCAACATGGACGGAACCCCTCACCAACCATTGAGCACTAACAACGCATTGGATTCGAATGATAACAATGGATTACCCGGACCTTACATCGTCGGCAGTCCCATCGATCTGGGACAAATAGATAATGTTGACAACATTGGCTCCCACCTCCAAGATTTCGCTCCACCTTGGTGCGGCAAACGAACGAATGACGATCACATAGAACTTAGGGAAACCGGAACTTCAGGGTCAGGGGACGCAG atacGGTAAATGTGGGGAACCACCCTTTACCGCCAGATGACCAAGAGGAAAGAGTTGTTTTCATAAACCTGCCTTCTCAGCAACCAGCAAAATACAAAACCAATCACATTACCACCGCAAAGTATTCTGTATTTTCATTCATCCCTTCGTTTTTGTTTGAACAATTTCGAAGGTATAGTAACtgcttttttctcttcatcgcGCTAATGCAG caAATACCTGATGTCTCACCCACGGGACGCTACACCACACTAGTGCCACTAATATTCATCCTCAGCGTATCTGCGCTCAAAGAAATCGTTGAAGATATT aaaaggCACAGAGCTGATgatgaaataaacaaacgtgAAGTGGAAGTTCTTAGAAATGGTAAATGGGAATGGGTTCAATGGCAGGCTGTGGCTGTTGGCGACGTAGTTAAG GttcataataataaattttttcctgcCGATTTGATTATGCTGTCTTCGTCCGAGCCACAGGGTATGTCATTTATTGAAACTGCAAATTTGGATGGTGAAACAAACTTAAAAATTAGACAAGCTGTGCCCGAAACCGCCAAGTTGTTGGATACAAAAGAGTTGACAAAATTTATAGCAAGCATACAATGCGAGCCACCTAATAGACatttatatgaattttttggaGTTCTACGAGAAGTCAACAAACA AAGCATACCGTTGGGTCCTGATCAGTTACTTCTACGTGGTGCAATGTTACGGAACACTCGTTGGGTGTTCGGGGTTGTAATATACACAGGCCATGATACAAAACTGATGTGCAATAGCACCAGTGCTGCACCCCTGAAACGATCAACTCTTGACCGCCTAACAAATACCCAGATTCTGATGCTGTTTTTCATACTTCTGATGCTGTGTTTGATATCGGCTATATTTAATGTTATTTGGACACATGCTCATGAGCAGGATTTATGGTATTTAGGTTTGCATG AAGCAATGACCAAGAACTTTGGTTATAACTTATTAactttcattatattattcaataatttaatacCGATATCGTTGCAAGTTACGTTGGAGGTAGTACGATACGTTCAAGCAACTTTCATCAATATGGACGTGGAAATGTATCATGCAGAAACAAACACTCCTGCAATGGCACGTACCAGTAACCTCAATGAAGAACTTGGAATGGTCCGTTACGTTTTCACAGATAAAACCGGGACCTTAACTCGGAATGTGATGGAATTTAAACGGTGTTCAGTCGGTGGAAAGCTGTATGA CCTGCCAACATTGACAGGAAACAATGATGGTCTGAAAAGAATAAATGCAGATATGAGCTGTTCGTTAGTTAAAGATATAATGGATGGTAGAATCAAAGCAGATAATCCGTCAAATGATGATTTGGCTAAACAAACTTCTGCTAAAATTTTACACGAATTTATGGTCATGTTATCTGTTTGTCACACAGTTATACCTGAGAAACTTGATGAACAAATTGTTTATCATGCTGCATCACCTG ATGAAAGAGCTCTTGTGGACGGAGCAAGGCAATTTGGTTACGTATTTAATACACGAACACCTAGTTCGGTAGAGATAACTGCATTAGGTGAATGCCAACGTTACGAGATTTTGAACGTCATTGAATTCACTTCTGCCCGCAAAAGAATGTCTGTTATTGTACGAACACCAGATGGACAGATAAAGTTATTCTGTAAAGGAGCTGATTCAATCATTTACGAGAGGCTCGCTAGTAAAACAACCAACAACCATGAAGATGGCGTAGATTTTAGCGAAATTACACTAAACCACTTGGAAGCTTTTGCGACTGAAGGATTGAGGACACTTTGCTTCGCTGTCGCTGATATACCTGAATCACTTTATCAA AGGTGGCGAGAGACTTACCACAAAGCGGCGACCAGTATGGAAgatcgtgaaaataaattagagTATGCCGCCAACCtcatagaaaataatttatcactgTTAGGAGCCACTGCAATTGAGGATAAACTCCAGGATCAG GTACCAGAGACTATAGAATCTTTAATACAAGCTGATATCAACGTATGGGTTTTAACTGGCGATAAACAAGAAACAGCAATAAACATTGGATATTCGTGCAAACTCATTACGCATCCAATGCCTCTAATTATAGTCAACGAAAATTCTCTGGAT AAAACGAGAGCAGTAATCAGACAACACTGTACCGACTTTGGACAAGAATTAAGATGCACAAATGACGTAGCTCTAGTAATTGATGGAAACAGTTTGAAGTATGCTTTGCTGTGTGATTTGCGGCAGGATTTCCTCGATTTATGTACATCCTGCAAAGTTGTTATTTGCTGCAGAGTATCTCCTATGCAGAAAGCagag gttgTAGATTTGGTCACTACTTGTACAAAGGCAGTCACTCTTGCAATTGGCGATGGTGCAAATGATGTAGCCATGATTCAGAAAGCTCACGTTGGAGTTG GAATATCAGGAGTGGAAGGACTTCAGGCAGCTTGTGCTTCGGATTACTCGATAGCGcagtttaaatttttaaaacgattGCTGTTTGTACATGGTGCCTGGAATTACAGTAGAATgtgcaaattaattttatattcattttacaAGAATATTTGCCTGTATGTTATCGAACTTTGGTTTGCCATATACTCAGGTTGGTCTGGTCAAATCTTGTTCGAAAGATGGTCCATCGGTCTTTACAATGTG GTATTTACAGCAGCACCACCCTTGGCAATGGGACTCTTTGATAAGGTCTGTGCGGCTGAAACTCATTTAGCACATCCAAGATTATACCATCCACCCAACTCTATGGACTCTATGTTTAATATAAAA GTATTTTGGATGTGGATAATAAATGCATTGGTCCACTCTGTTCTGTTATACTGGTTACCATTATTAGCCCTTGAGCAAGACGTAATATGGAGCAATGGTCGAGACGGAGGTTATATAGTGTTGGGGAATTGCGTGTACACT TATGTTGTAGTGACGGTGTGTGCAAAAGCTGGATTAGTCACAAACTCATGGACATGGGTGACACATTTAGCGACATGGGGATCTATTCTACTCTGGTTCTTATTTATTCTTACGTACAG CAATTTTTGGCCAACCTTCAATGTCGGTGCAGTAATGGCTGGTAATGACAGGATGCTCTTCACTTCTCCTGTCTTTTGGCTTGGTCTCATTCTTATTCCAACAGCAGTCTTACTGCTTGATGTTACTGCTAAAGC AGTCGAAAATACAATCTGGAAATCAATAACGGTAGCGGCACGGGAACAGGAGATCAAAAAATCTGATCCAAGTGACGTACTTAATAAACAGGACCACAGAAGCTC TATtccaaagagagaaaaaaaaaaaaatggccggTTGCAGATTAACGGAGACTGCAAGGCTTCTGAAAAACGTAAAAAGCGTCTTCTCCAGACGATCCAACACTGCGTCCAGGGTAAATAA